TGTAGGGAAACCGAAATACGGAAGCAGATTCCTTCCCATCGGGATTGTATCTTTTGTTGTAAATATCTACACATTCGAAACGAAAATTCGGGAACTTCGAAGCGATATGTTGAGTGCACCATTCCACGCCTTCTTTGTAGATGTCGCAGCCCCGGTAGGCGCCTTCTGCATTCAGGTATCGAGTCAATGGTATGGCCATTCGGCCGCAGCCGCATCCTAAATCCAGTATGGCTTCATGAGGCTTAAGACCTGCCAAATTCTTTAAGTAGGTGAGAAAGGTCTCTCCGACGACCTTGAAATCGCCTTCTCCTACGAAATCGATCATTCTTTGAGGTGGAAGCAAATCGAACTCCGCACCCGAGGGTCCATCCCCACTCATCTATCTACTCCGCGTTACTGGATCGAGTTAACCGTTCGGGAAAAACGTGGGCTCAAAGGGTTACAGTACGGGCTAACCATAGACCCAATTCCACTTTCCCGAGAAGACTTCAAAGAGTATTCCCGGATTTCCCGCAGACTGTTCGAGCATGAACCGCACCACCTGCGAGGCGTGGTTAAGGTTTCGGGAAGAACATCGTAGTGTTCGCGCATCCTACAGAGAGTGTTTCACCAACGTATGTAGTTCGGTGCAGCTCCGGAAGTCGAGCTTTTCCCAGTCGTACGGTCCTTTGATTCCCTGAAGGTTCATTCGATTTCGGCACGGCACGCACCTGTTATATCCGGATGCAGGCTACATATCAATGGTGTTTGCCGGAAGGCGGCCCGGGCAATCGGTTGTCCGCGCCGCGAAGGAACCAATGCGCAGACTACGCTCTTTGACTCCCCGGTTTTGTTCGGGTCGTGTAGTTTTCCGGGCGGGCACACCGAATCCAGGAAGATCGATGCGTTTGAATCCACGAGGTTGCATGGTCATGTTGATCTTGGCCTCTGAAAAATGTATTACAGTTAAAAAAAAACATTGCAGATTTAAGCATTTGGGGATAGTATACATTTAGTTTATTCAGCGTGTGTGATGCCGGTTATGATGCATGGGGGAGAGGTCCAACATTAGCCTTTGAAACTGCGGATTGCGGGCGTGCTCCCGCTTTATGCCGGCTGAAATAGCCGGGAAGGATCGGGGGCTTCTGATTTCCTGGTAGCTCACCAACAATTCCGCCCAACGCTCTCGGCACGTCGCACAGTAAGCAGGCTGTTTACCGCCGACACGAGTAGAGTCTGCGAGCACCCCTGCGGCGGGTGCTCGATGCCGATTGCCGGTAGAGCGTTTGGTATGATTTCTCTCCAAGACAATTCAGACAAACGAAGATCGCGCCGTTTTCCGCCCGACGCGGACACCCTCGCCATGTGGAGTCCGGGATTCAAGTCCGTAGGAATCGTTAAGGATATCAGCAGGGGAGGGCTGGGATGTGAGTACTTCCCGCTCAATGACGACATTACCTCCAAGGCCGTCATTAGGGTCGATCTATTCGTAAGTGGTGCGGGGCGCATCGTACGGGAACTCGAGTGCCTGGTCGTCTATGATATCCCTCTGGCCCCTCTGGCGGACGGCATTATCCTCGAGTCACGAAGGGCTGGGCTCGAGTTTCAGCATCTGACGAGAGAACAGGAAACCGGAATAGAACGGTTTATCGAGAATCGAACCGCGGCACGCGAGTCGACCTTCCGGATAGACGATGCGTAACATGCTTGTGGCCCTCAGAAAACAGAGGGCCATTCCACTTTCGACCTGACCAAAGGTCCGCGCTGCACTGTGGATCGTTGTAGTATGTTTCACTCCCTCCCATACCCCTCGTTCAAGCCTCAACGCAGAAATAAGCACCCAGAGAGCCAACTCCCGGCGACCCTTTTCATGACGGTGATTGTTAAACCATTTTAGTCCGATCCGGGATGTGATAAAGAAATAGGAAACCTTGAATCCTCAGGAAAGGTCAAAAGCCTGCATCATGAAAGACAGCCTAAACCACTCAGAGAGCCTTCTCGTTCATTTCAGGCGCATGGAGAGTTTGAAAGCAGAGGCAGTG
This genomic interval from Deltaproteobacteria bacterium contains the following:
- a CDS encoding class I SAM-dependent methyltransferase — protein: MSGDGPSGAEFDLLPPQRMIDFVGEGDFKVVGETFLTYLKNLAGLKPHEAILDLGCGCGRMAIPLTRYLNAEGAYRGCDIYKEGVEWCTQHIASKFPNFRFECVDIYNKRYNPDGKESASVFRFPY
- a CDS encoding PilZ domain-containing protein; its protein translation is MISLQDNSDKRRSRRFPPDADTLAMWSPGFKSVGIVKDISRGGLGCEYFPLNDDITSKAVIRVDLFVSGAGRIVRELECLVVYDIPLAPLADGIILESRRAGLEFQHLTREQETGIERFIENRTAARESTFRIDDA